The region TGTATACCGATCGGAACCAATACATAAGACGATTAGATGACGTGCATTAATACCTTCCTGCCGGCCAAGCAACGTCATCAGATGAGCCCCAATCACCTGGCGGGCATTCGTATCCTCAAAGTGTGCCGTCAGCTTTGTCGCCTTGTTCTTTCCCATCGTCCCTCTCCTCTTAAAACTGTCTTTGTAAACTCTATGCGTGCTGGGAAAGATTTATGGCAAAAAAACAGCAGGGTACCCACGCTTGTCCCTGCCATTACATATAACTTTTACTTATACCTAAACTTATATTATTTATAATTTATCGCAATTTTATGTGAAATATTTATACAAACCCATGTTATAATTAGCACAGGACAAATCCGTAGGAGGTCATAACAATGCAACTTGGGCAGTTTGATCTATTCTGCCAGGTAGCCCGGGTAAAAAGTTTTTCGAAAGCAGCCAAACTCCTGCACATCTCTCAGCCCGCAATCAGCGCCCAAATCCACTCCATGGAGGAGTATTACGGCATAAAACTTTTTGAGCGAACACCACACGGCGTTATTCTGACCGAGGCCGGAGCCACCCTTTTTGAATACGCCAAACAAATTCTCGAACTGCATGAAGACCTGGAACGTAAACTCTCCAGTATTGCTGACGAAAAAAACCAGCGGCTTATCATCGGTGCTACCGCTACCGTGGGCAGTCACGCATTGGCCTGCGGCATTTGGACTTTTAAGGACAAATATCCCGAACTGCAAATTAATCTTGAAATTGGCAGTCTCCAAGAAATGATTGCCAAAATTTACGACAAAACAATTGATTTAGCCATTATCGAGTGTCCGGTAGCAAACTACAAAGGAATTACCAAAAAATCCGTTTTTACAGATGAATTGGTAGCGATTGTTCCCAACAACGAACAATGGGCGGGTAAAACGAGCGTCACCATTGAAGAGCTTACTAAAAGCCGCCTCATCCTACCGGAAGAGGGATCGGAGCTGCACTATATTCTCGACCAAGCTCTCGAACCGCTTAACTTAAAATTTGTCAATCTGAAACCACGTATCACAATCAGCAATTCCAATGCCATTAAGTCGGCTGTGGAAAAAGGCCATGGCGTTTCCATATGTCTTCGTCTGACGGTGCAGAAGGAACTGCGCCATGGAACTCTGCTGGCCTTACCGATAGAAAACATTGCGCAAAGCGTCGAATACAACTTAGTATACCGTGACGCCGACTTGTCCGGTATTGCCAAACGCTTCATCAGATTTATAACTTTACCAGGCGAACTGGAAGTTTGCTAACACTTGGTGATTTTAACCTGCCAAATCCCCTTTTCGACTTCCTCCACATCAAATTTGTAGCCTTGTTTATCCGCCCAGGCCAACAAGTTGCGAACTGAGCGGCTAAAATCCGATTCGATGACCAGCACATCGCCACTTTTCAATTTATCCATCTTGGCTTGGGCCATATGTAGCGGATGGGGGCAAATTTCACCTAACATATCGAGATAATGTATCGCCATGCCATCAACCTCCCATATGGAAGTATTCGCTGCCAAAGCCGCAAAACCTGCAAAAAACCTCTTCGCCATACGGCGAAGAGGTTTTTCATTTCTGAGACCGGTTAGCTGACTAACGGAAGTTCCTGATATTCAGGCTGTCGAGTTGCTGCCGCCAGTGCTTTCGTGACAAAATCGATATGGTCTTTAAGATCCACGCCCATTGCCTCGGCACTGTTCACTATTGTCTCACGATTGACGGCGCGGGCGAAGGCTTTATCCTTCATTTTCTTCATAACCGACTTTACTTCTAGATTATCTAAACTTTTATCCGGACGGACAAGAGCGCAGGCAATAATAAAGCCGGTCAGTTCATCCACCGCCAGCAGCGTTTTTTGCAAAAGGGTGCGCTCTTTCTCCCAGTCTCGCGCATGGGACTCAACGTTAGTAATAAATTCATCGTCATAGCCGTAAGCGGCAAGAATTTCTCTGGCATGGTTGGGATGGTCATGGGGAAATTTCTCGAAATCAATATCGTGTAGTAGTCCAACCGCCCCCCAATAATCGGGATCTCCGCCAAATTTTTGCGCATAAGCGCGCATGGCAATTTCCACAGCTACGCAATGTTTTAACAGCGCTTCACCGGTAACGTGTTCTCGTAAAATCTGCCAAGTTTTCGCACGGGAATACTGCATAACGGCCCCTCCTGTTCTAAACTATATGGTAATCATTACCGCTTATATGCAAAATTATACCATTATCTCAAAAGGTTTACTAGCATTGGCTGCTGCCATACCTCATAGATTATATTGCAAAGGAGGGTGCAACATATGTATATACTTATCGTGATGCTCGCCGGTGTCGGGATGCTGGTCGGTGGCATCTTTCTAATGCGCTTTGGCTTAAAGCGCCTGCTGTGGCGACGTTTTCAGCGCCTTCTCCAATCCATGACGGTAACGGCCTGGCGGGGTCTGTTGGTCGGAACGGCTGCGGCAGCGCTTATGCAGAGCAGCACCGCTGTTTCCCTCATTACTATCGGCCTGGTCAGCGCCGAATACCTCACTTTTTATCAGGGCATAGGCATTATCCTGGGCGCCAATATCGGGACTTGTTCAACCGTACAGCTCCTAACCCTCTCGCTACCGGACAGCTACTTTCTTTTCTTGCTGGTTCTGTCGCTTGTCATGGCAGTTTTTTGCCAAAAACTGCGCTATGTCAGCCTTGCTATTGCCGGACTGGCCAGCATGTTCCTCGGTCTCGGCCTTATCTCTGATTTGCTTGGCCAGCTTCCACAAATAGAAACAATCATAGATTATCTTACCAGAGGGCAATCCAACCCTTTATACGGTATTCTGGGCGGTATTATCCTCACTTTTCTCTTCCAGTCTAGCAGCGCCGCCACCGGAGCGCTTATGGTACTCGCCGCCGATGGCATCATCGACTTAACAACAGCCGCCTATGTCGTTTACGGCAATAATATCGGCTCCTGCCTTTCTTCCGTGATCGTCGGCAGTGCTGCCCCGCTTGCGGCAAAGCGGGTAGCTGCCGCCCATATCGTACTGAATGTCGCAGGCGTTCTGATCTTTTTACCCCTAACAGGGCTGCTGACAGGCGTTGCCTCCTGGATTACGGCTGATTTCGGCGCACAGGTAGCTATGGTCCATACTCTTTTCAATATTCTTTCTTCACTGGCAGTACTGCCGTTTATCCGTCAATTCGCTCGTTTAATCACCGCTCTGGTGCCTGAACGCGGCTAAACTACCCAAAAATAATAAATCTCTTCGCCAAAACAAAACTAGCAAATAAAGCCCGATAGTCGTTATAACAATAGTGCCTCCCGGCGCAATATCCAGATAGAAAGCCAAAATAAGGCCGCCGGTGACGGACAGAATGGAAAAAATTAGCGCCCAGGCCAAGGTGACTTTGAAACCGCGGCGAAGAAGAAGCGCCGCAGCAACGGGAACAATCATGAGAGCACTAACCAGTAAAATCCCCACGACCGTCATGCCGATGACAACGACCAGTGCGGTCAACACACTGAACAGCATATTAATCGCGCCGGTATTGATGCCGGACACAATCGCTACCTCTTCGTCCAGTACCAACAGCATCAACTTGTCAAAATATCGGTAAATTACCGCTACGACGACGGCGCCGCAAAAGGCTATAAGCATAAGATCTATTGTCGTAACGGTCATGATACTGCCAAAAAGAAAACTAAGCAGCCCGGCACCGCTCATACGCGTCATAGTACTGAAAATGATGGCCATGGCAATGCCAGCGTAAAAAAAGATGGCCAAAACCATATCAGCGAACTGACTGTGCCACCGCCTGACAATCTCAATGCCCACGGCGCCGGCAACAGTGAGCAGTGCTGCGGCAACAAAAGGGTTAACCCCTAGGAGATAGCCACCTGTCACACCGGCAAAAGCGATATGACCCAGCCCATCGCCGATAAGTGACTGCCGGCGGATAACAACAAACATACCAATCAGTGGGCAGACAATGGCGGTAATGAGGCCCGCGGCCAGGGCCCGCTGCATAAAGTCATATTGGAGAAATTCCATCTTTTCCCCTCCCGGTTTCATACCAAAAGTGGCGCACTGTCATGTGGCTATCGCGAAACTCACGGCCACTGCCAAAAAAGCATAATCCCCGATTGATGCAGGCCACCCGCGAAGCCCAGCAGGTGGCTTTTTCAATATCATGGGAAACCATGACAACCGTAATCCCCAGGTTGCGATTCAGCGTTCCCAGCAGCTCGTATATTTTGGCGCTGGCATCAGCATCAATGCCACTAGTCGGCTCGTCTAACAAAAGGAGCCTGGGGTTGCCGGCCAAAGCGCGCGCCACCATCACTCGCTGCAGCTGCCCGCCGCTGAGTTCACCGATACGCCTTGAGCGCAAACCAGTCATATCAACAAGTTCCAACATATGTTCAACAATATGGGTGGCTAACTGCTTGCTGCGCCTGGTAACGCTGCCTGTCACCAAGCCCAATGCCACCACTTCCTCCACTGTCGCCGGAAAACCGGCCGAGTTCTTGCCGTAGGTCTGCGGTACATAACCAATTAGTCCCTGCCTTTGCGCTTCCCTTACCGGCCGTCCGTCGATGCGAACTTCGCCGCCCTGTGGCATCGCGATTCCCGCCATTATTTTAAGCAGCGTACTTTTACCAGCCCCGTTGGGGCCGACAACGACGAGAAAATCACCGCTGGCTACCGCTAAAGATATATTGTTAAGCACAGGATAATCATCGTAGGCAAAACATACGCCATCAAGCTGCACCATGCACATTTCTTGCCCTCCTAACCCTGCCGGCACTGCGCGCAAAGGCCGAACAGCTCGATATTGTGCCGAACAAGTTCATACCCCTGGTGGCGGAGCATAATTAAAAATTCAGGATCAATCGGACAAAAATCGAGGCAAGCCGCTTCACCGCACTTTATACAAGTAATATGGTGATGGTGCCGGGATGAAGGAGCTACCTCATACCGGGTTCCGTTCTTACCCAGCCCGACAATAGGAATCAACAGTCCCATTTCGACCAAAATATTCAGGTTACGGTAAACTGTATCGAGACCTACGTCTGGATAACGCTGACGGACTTCACGCCATATTTCCGCCGCTGTCAAGTTCTCCGCCGTTTGGAGTATCCGCTCTAAAATTGCCCGCCGCTGGGGTGTAATGCGATACCCCTTTTCCTTAAGCTGCTGGACCAGGTCATTTAACATGGTAATTCACTCCGCTTCTAGCCAAAAATATATACGATACATCCTAAATAGGAACTTTCTTACTAACAGCATAAAAAAAATTTGCCCAGTCTTTTCTTTATTCTGCTACCATCAAGTACAGGCTATGCAAACATTTCTGGTCATACAGCAAATTTTGTGCAAATAGAGGAAAATAAAAGGAGGCGCCTGGCCTCCAAATCTTATAACACCCGACGCGCTCCTACATAGCGCGGTCCCCAGTAACTGCTGTCCATGTGATCGATGGTCACACCACGGCTGGACGTAGCGCTGATAAATCTGCCATCTCCCAAGTAAATACCGCTGTGCGAAGGACCAGGAGCATAAGTGGAAAAGAAAACCATGTCGCCAGGCTGTAGTCTTGAATAAGACACAAATTGGCCCACTTCAAACTGCGCGTCAGCCGTTCGCGGCAAGTATACGCCCGCCCGGGCATATACAAACCGGGTAAAGCCCGAACAGTCGAACCCGTCAGGAGTCACACCGCCAAAAACATAAGGGACACCGATATAACGCATGGCTGTCTGGATGACCCGCCGAACAACGCTATTATCGCGGCTAACCGGTATCTCCCGTCCCATAAGAGCGCGGTAGGTCTGGGCCCCGACAATGCCATCCGCTTCCAGACCCCGGTCTTTTTGGAAGGCTATTACCGCATTTTTGGTCGCTTGCCCGAAGTCACCGTCAACCACCAGCCTATAGCCAAGCTCTTTAAGCCGGGCCTGAATAGCGGCTACTTCCGGGCCTTGGTCCCCCTCTTCGTAGACTCCTGAGGCGTGGGCGAAGGTTGCTGTCATAAACAGCAGCAAAAAAAGCACCATCGTCCGAAACATTTTCCGCAATACAATTCTCCTCTCTAAGCCGACGAGGTTAGCTGACGGGTTAGGGTTGAAGGCCCCCCACTCCTAAAGAGTTTCACCCCAAAAATGGTTCCCCCGCTCCTGAGCTGGATTAGGCTTTATATAGCTCACCTGAATTATTCGCTATTATTGTGCATAATCCTTCTAAATGGTTTTTCTTGAAAAAAATTCCAGGTTATCATTTTTTGCTATATCTACAGGAAATCGACGCTTCATCAGCGAATTGCTAGGCGAAAGGAGTGTCGCCATGCTTTCCGACGCATTTCGTCGCCAAATAGAAAGAAAAATTGCAGAAGGAATTCGGTTGTCCCGCGACGAAGGACTCGCTCTCCTCCACTCACATGATTTGGCCTGGCTAGGCTACCTTGCCAACAAGGTTCGACAACGGGTCAGCGGCGACTATGTATATTTTAATGTTAACCGGCATGTTAACCTGACAAACGTTTGCACTGCCCGCTGTAAATTTTGCGCTTTCGGCTGCGACGCCTCCAGTCCGCAGGCCTACAGCATGACCAAAGAACATGTCCTCCGTATCGCCCGCCAAGCCGCTGAGGACCCTGATTTGCGCGAACTTCACATCGTAAGCGGGTTACACCCCGAATGGCCTTTTGAATATTATGTTGATATTATTGCCACCGTTAAAGAAGCCGTCCCCCGTCTGCATCTTAAGGCCTTTACCGCTGTCGAAATTCACCATTTTGCCAAGATATCCGGCAAATCGGTGGAAGAAGTGCTGAAAACCCTGAAGGCGGCCGGCCTTGGGTCTATGCCGGGAGGAGGAGCGGAAATCTTTAGTCCCCGGGTGCGGAACCTTCTCTGCCCCAATAAAGCCAGCGGTGAAGACTGGCTCGCTATCATCCGTACGGCCCACCGTCTCGGTATCCGGACAAATGCCAGCATGCTCTATGGTCATATCGAAACACCGGAGGAACGTATTGACCACCTTTTGGCGCTTCGCGACCTGCAGGATGAGACCGGTGGTTTCCAAACGTTTATCGGCCTGGCCTTCCACCCGAAAAATACGGAACTGGAAAACCAGGTCGTGAGGGTTCCGGCCTGGGAAGATTTGAAAATGGTGGCGCTTGCCCGGCTCATGCTCGATAACTTTAAACACATCAAAGCTTATTGGGTTATGCTTACACTGCCGGTTGCCCAGCTGGCGCTGGCCTTTGGCGCCAATGATCTTGATGGTACGGTAAGTGAGGAAAAAATCACGCATGCGGCCGGCGGCAAGTCTGAACGGTCACTAAGCATCGAACAACTGGTCAATGTCATCCGTCAAGCCGGACGCATACCTGTTGAGCGGGATTCACTATATAATATTGTTAAAATTTACAGGCAATAAAAAACGGCCTTTTTTCTCGGCAAATTTATTACCTGTTGATATCTTGCCGCAATACCGCCGCGCCGTGTAGGTATACATGCTTGATCTTCTCCTGGGGAAGGTCGGTATTCCATAATATGAGAACGCGGATGCACCTAGCCAAACCTGTAGGATTATCAATTTCCTGGGTGCCGAATAGCGGCACTTCCGTCCAACCCAAAACCCGGGCCCCTGCAGCAGGATACATGCTATTTAAATCGGGCGTCGAACTGAAAATTACCGCCCCGATATCGGCCGTTTCGATACCGTTCTCCCGGACAAGAACTGTCAGCAGTTCGCGTACTCGCTCCTGTATACTTTCCGGCGTATTCGCATCTACCGTTGTCGCTCCCCGGACGCCACGCAGCAACGTGACCGCTCCTTTCCGCCTGTTTATTTTATTCATTTATTCGTTGTTTTGTTCGTTTTTCCTTTCGTCACTGGGTTTATTACATCGGCAAGAACCGCAATAGTGACATTTCCACCAGCCGCATTCGGGACATACTTCATTTTTGTCCGTCAATTCAATGTAACGGCCTTCCTGACTGTCTTTCCAGCAAAAAGCGCTACCGCGGCCTTTATAAAGTTTTACAGCATAGGCATCCACCCATAGCCGCTGCCCAAACAGCGTAATTAATAGTTCTTTGTGGCCTGTTGTTTCATTTTTTTGAAAACCCTCTACCGGGAATTTTTCTTCAACATCTTTTAAAGTTAAGCAGACAAATAAATTTTTAAAATTCATGTTCTTCCCCCCATAATATAATTTATGAGGAGAAACAATCTTTAGTGCTAAGCCGCTACCGGGTACATAAATAAGCCAGAAAAACTAAATAGTTTTCTGGCCGTTTGTTTTTCTTTTTTCGGCAGCAGACCACTTTCCATCAGCATCCAGTCGACAAAGCAACCATATCCCCGCGTTGGGTCGTGAATAAAGACATGGGTTACCGCACCGACGATTTTGCCATTTTGAATAATAGGGCTGCCGCTCATGCCTTGGACAATGCCGCCGGTCTTTTCAAGCAATCGACTGTCGGTCACTTTAATTACCAAACCTTTGCCTTCCGGTACGGCCTGAAGATTTACTTTTTGGATTTCAATGCTGAACCGCTCAATAGTCTGCCCGTCAATCACGGTCAGCATTTCGGCCGGGCCTGTTTGCACTTGGCTCATCGACGCCACGGCGATAGCCTCATGAAATAAGTTGTTTTCAACCAGCGTTTCCAGTTTACCGTAAATGCCAAAGGGCGTGTTTTTACGGATGTCACCCAGCATTTGTCCTTCTTCAATAAAAACGCCGATTTTTTCCCCGGGCTGGCCCCGTTTACCGTGCTGAATACCCGACACGGTTGCCAGGACAATTTTGCCTTGTTCACAATCAATGGGTTGGTTGGTATCCGAATCGGTAATTACATGGCCCAAAGCGCCATATGTCCGGGATACGGGTTCATAAAAAGTTAATGTACCCACACCTGCTGCGCTATCGCGGACAAAAAGACCGATACGATATCTTTTGGTGTCGCTGCATAAAACGGGTGTCACCGTGACTTGCGCGCGGGAATCGCCCCGTTTTATTAAAATATCTACCGGACTTTTTTCTTTGCCGGCCTCATTGATGATTTCCGCCACTTGGGCATCGCTATTAACCGGGGTACCGTTAATGCTTAAAATGATGTCCCCCACAGCGATACCAGCGTCTTTGGCAGGAGTGTAATATTGGCCGTCTTGGCTGAGAACCGGCGAATTGCCAACTACTATCACTCCCTGCGAGTGAAGGACGACCCCGATGGAGTGACCCCCCGGTACTAGTTTAAGCGGTGGCGTCACATCCACTTGCACTGTCCGCACGGGAATAAGGCCGAGCAACCTAAACTCGACAACTGCTTTACCCAGTTTAACCGGCTGCAGCGACACCGGCCGGGATAGGGCATACAGCGGCGTATCGGAATGAAGGCGAATGCTTGAGTCAAAATCGGAATTGACTGTTACCGTCAACGGAAAATTGACGGTAAACAACGCCGTTTCCCCTTCAATTATACGCATATGGGGAGGAAGACTATAAATATAGCGGAACTGCGGCGTCAAGCAAAAGGCGACAATACAAATCGCAATTACAATTCCAGTCACAAAGCGCCAGTTGATGCCTCTCATACCCTTGCCATCACTCCCTGCATTAAATTCCCAGGTGCGGACATCGTTATGCTGTTTTTTGTTGACCTGATTTTATAAATTCCCGAAAGAATTCGGGATTATTCCGGAATTTATAGTATAAATTGACTTTAAGCGAGATCTACTCTGTTTTTCGAGAAAAATAAAGCGCAAGCTCACGCTTGCGCTTTATTTTTCCATTTTTCTTTTTTTCGTTTTGCCAGGGCCACCATCTCCCTGGCATTTTCGATAGCCAAGTCGGTCAGATTGTCACCGGCTACCATACGGGTAAGCTCCAGAACCCGCTCTGTTTCGTCCAGCGCTTGAACACGGGTCGTGGTCCGCTCCTGCTCCACTTCTTTGCGTATGAGGATGTGATGGTCAGCCATACAGGCAAGCTGCGGTAGATGCGTGATGCATAATACTTGTTTATCAGCGGCGACTAAGGCAATCTTTTCCGCAACCATTTGGGCAGTCTGACCGCCTATGCCGGCATCCACTTCGTCAAAGACCATTACCCCGGCTTCGTCACGGCTGGCGCATACCGTCTTTACTGCCAGGGCGATACGGGACAATTCACCGCCTGAAGCTACCTTATGCAGCGGCTTAGGCTCCTCGCCGGGGTTGGCGGAAAAGAGCAGCATCGCTT is a window of Sporolituus thermophilus DSM 23256 DNA encoding:
- a CDS encoding Na/Pi cotransporter family protein encodes the protein MYILIVMLAGVGMLVGGIFLMRFGLKRLLWRRFQRLLQSMTVTAWRGLLVGTAAAALMQSSTAVSLITIGLVSAEYLTFYQGIGIILGANIGTCSTVQLLTLSLPDSYFLFLLVLSLVMAVFCQKLRYVSLAIAGLASMFLGLGLISDLLGQLPQIETIIDYLTRGQSNPLYGILGGIILTFLFQSSSAATGALMVLAADGIIDLTTAAYVVYGNNIGSCLSSVIVGSAAPLAAKRVAAAHIVLNVAGVLIFLPLTGLLTGVASWITADFGAQVAMVHTLFNILSSLAVLPFIRQFARLITALVPERG
- a CDS encoding NlpC/P60 family protein, which translates into the protein MRKMFRTMVLFLLLFMTATFAHASGVYEEGDQGPEVAAIQARLKELGYRLVVDGDFGQATKNAVIAFQKDRGLEADGIVGAQTYRALMGREIPVSRDNSVVRRVIQTAMRYIGVPYVFGGVTPDGFDCSGFTRFVYARAGVYLPRTADAQFEVGQFVSYSRLQPGDMVFFSTYAPGPSHSGIYLGDGRFISATSSRGVTIDHMDSSYWGPRYVGARRVL
- a CDS encoding metal ABC transporter permease, whose protein sequence is MEFLQYDFMQRALAAGLITAIVCPLIGMFVVIRRQSLIGDGLGHIAFAGVTGGYLLGVNPFVAAALLTVAGAVGIEIVRRWHSQFADMVLAIFFYAGIAMAIIFSTMTRMSGAGLLSFLFGSIMTVTTIDLMLIAFCGAVVVAVIYRYFDKLMLLVLDEEVAIVSGINTGAINMLFSVLTALVVVIGMTVVGILLVSALMIVPVAAALLLRRGFKVTLAWALIFSILSVTGGLILAFYLDIAPGGTIVITTIGLYLLVLFWRRDLLFLGSLAAFRHQSGD
- the spoIVB gene encoding SpoIVB peptidase, yielding MRGINWRFVTGIVIAICIVAFCLTPQFRYIYSLPPHMRIIEGETALFTVNFPLTVTVNSDFDSSIRLHSDTPLYALSRPVSLQPVKLGKAVVEFRLLGLIPVRTVQVDVTPPLKLVPGGHSIGVVLHSQGVIVVGNSPVLSQDGQYYTPAKDAGIAVGDIILSINGTPVNSDAQVAEIINEAGKEKSPVDILIKRGDSRAQVTVTPVLCSDTKRYRIGLFVRDSAAGVGTLTFYEPVSRTYGALGHVITDSDTNQPIDCEQGKIVLATVSGIQHGKRGQPGEKIGVFIEEGQMLGDIRKNTPFGIYGKLETLVENNLFHEAIAVASMSQVQTGPAEMLTVIDGQTIERFSIEIQKVNLQAVPEGKGLVIKVTDSRLLEKTGGIVQGMSGSPIIQNGKIVGAVTHVFIHDPTRGYGCFVDWMLMESGLLPKKEKQTARKLFSFSGLFMYPVAA
- a CDS encoding metal ABC transporter ATP-binding protein, which produces MCMVQLDGVCFAYDDYPVLNNISLAVASGDFLVVVGPNGAGKSTLLKIMAGIAMPQGGEVRIDGRPVREAQRQGLIGYVPQTYGKNSAGFPATVEEVVALGLVTGSVTRRSKQLATHIVEHMLELVDMTGLRSRRIGELSGGQLQRVMVARALAGNPRLLLLDEPTSGIDADASAKIYELLGTLNRNLGITVVMVSHDIEKATCWASRVACINRGLCFFGSGREFRDSHMTVRHFWYETGRGKDGISPI
- a CDS encoding HD domain-containing protein, whose amino-acid sequence is MQYSRAKTWQILREHVTGEALLKHCVAVEIAMRAYAQKFGGDPDYWGAVGLLHDIDFEKFPHDHPNHAREILAAYGYDDEFITNVESHARDWEKERTLLQKTLLAVDELTGFIIACALVRPDKSLDNLEVKSVMKKMKDKAFARAVNRETIVNSAEAMGVDLKDHIDFVTKALAAATRQPEYQELPLVS
- a CDS encoding sulfurtransferase TusA family protein, giving the protein MAIHYLDMLGEICPHPLHMAQAKMDKLKSGDVLVIESDFSRSVRNLLAWADKQGYKFDVEEVEKGIWQVKITKC
- the aroH gene encoding chorismate mutase, with translation MLRGVRGATTVDANTPESIQERVRELLTVLVRENGIETADIGAVIFSSTPDLNSMYPAAGARVLGWTEVPLFGTQEIDNPTGLARCIRVLILWNTDLPQEKIKHVYLHGAAVLRQDINR
- a CDS encoding LysR family transcriptional regulator — encoded protein: MQLGQFDLFCQVARVKSFSKAAKLLHISQPAISAQIHSMEEYYGIKLFERTPHGVILTEAGATLFEYAKQILELHEDLERKLSSIADEKNQRLIIGATATVGSHALACGIWTFKDKYPELQINLEIGSLQEMIAKIYDKTIDLAIIECPVANYKGITKKSVFTDELVAIVPNNEQWAGKTSVTIEELTKSRLILPEEGSELHYILDQALEPLNLKFVNLKPRITISNSNAIKSAVEKGHGVSICLRLTVQKELRHGTLLALPIENIAQSVEYNLVYRDADLSGIAKRFIRFITLPGELEVC
- a CDS encoding Fur family transcriptional regulator codes for the protein MLNDLVQQLKEKGYRITPQRRAILERILQTAENLTAAEIWREVRQRYPDVGLDTVYRNLNILVEMGLLIPIVGLGKNGTRYEVAPSSRHHHHITCIKCGEAACLDFCPIDPEFLIMLRHQGYELVRHNIELFGLCAQCRQG
- the mqnE gene encoding aminofutalosine synthase MqnE, whose protein sequence is MLSDAFRRQIERKIAEGIRLSRDEGLALLHSHDLAWLGYLANKVRQRVSGDYVYFNVNRHVNLTNVCTARCKFCAFGCDASSPQAYSMTKEHVLRIARQAAEDPDLRELHIVSGLHPEWPFEYYVDIIATVKEAVPRLHLKAFTAVEIHHFAKISGKSVEEVLKTLKAAGLGSMPGGGAEIFSPRVRNLLCPNKASGEDWLAIIRTAHRLGIRTNASMLYGHIETPEERIDHLLALRDLQDETGGFQTFIGLAFHPKNTELENQVVRVPAWEDLKMVALARLMLDNFKHIKAYWVMLTLPVAQLALAFGANDLDGTVSEEKITHAAGGKSERSLSIEQLVNVIRQAGRIPVERDSLYNIVKIYRQ